A stretch of Cicer arietinum cultivar CDC Frontier isolate Library 1 chromosome 5, Cicar.CDCFrontier_v2.0, whole genome shotgun sequence DNA encodes these proteins:
- the LOC101495342 gene encoding alcohol acyltransferase 9-like, producing the protein MSKSLELPDCIYPCHPVTNIAPSAPTPKHSLYLSNLDDQKFLRFSIKYLYIFKKSVSLNRLKSSLSRVLVDYYPLAGRLRRSFSLDDHKLEVDCNGEGAVFVEAFMDITAEALIEPSKLPNKSWRKFLYKVEAQSFLDVPPLIVQITTLRCGGMIMCLAINHCLCDGIGTSQFLHAWAQHNTTTQAELTITPFHSRHMLKPRHPPIVNYHSPGYTRTELTPQVNLLKLLQSQPLVPTSFTFNPSNILNLKKQCVPSLKCTTFEVVAAHTWRSWIRSMNLSLPSNLVVKLLFSVNVRTVLNLPKEYYGNGFLLACAESTIEDLIENNLHHSVKLVQKAKSTVNDEEYIRSTIDLLEDKMVKTDVSTTLVISQWSKLGLEMVDFGEGKSLHMGPLTSDVYCLFLPVIAGDANDVRVLLSVPDSMVQTFQYQMNKSWEEEKENGYHKHQNPLF; encoded by the exons atgtcAAAATCTTTGGAACTCCCTGATTGTATCTATCCATGTCACCCAGTAACTAATATTGCACCAAGTGCTCCAACTCCAAAACATTCTCTCTATCTTTCTAATCTTGATGACCAAAAGTTCCTTAGATTTTCCATTAAGTATTTATACATCTTCAAGAAATCTGTGAGCTTGAATCGTTTGAAATCTTCTCTGTCTAGAGTTCTCGTGGATTATTACCCTTTAGCTGGAAGATTGAGGAGATCTTTCTCTTTGGATGATCACAAGCTTGAAGTAGATTGCAATGGAGAAGGTGCTGTTTTTGTTGAGGCTTTTATGGATATCACTGCTGAAGCATTAATTGAACCTTCTAAGTTACCAAATAAGTCATGGAGGAAGTTTTTGTATAAGGTGGAAGCTCAGAGTTTCTTAGATGTTCCTCCTCTTATAGTTCAG ATAACAACTCTCCGTTGCGGGGGAATGATTATGTGCCTCGCAATCAACCACTGTCTATGTGATGGCATTGGCACATCTCAATTTCTACATGCTTGGGCACAACACAACACTACAACTCAAGCTGAATTGACCATTACACCCTTCCATTCACGACACATGTTGAAGCCACGTCACCCCCCAATAGTAAATTACCATAGTCCAGGATACACCAGAACAGAACTAACCCCTCAAGTGAACCTCCTCAAGTTATTACAGTCACAACCCTTAGTACCCACATCATTCACCTTTAATCCCTCCAATATTCTCAATCTGAAGAAACAATGTGTACCGTCACTAAAATGCACTACTTTTGAAGTAGTTGCGGCACACACGTGGCGCTCTTGGATTCGATCAATGAACTTATCCTTACCCTCTAATTTAGTAGTGAAACTTCTTTTCTCTGTTAACGTCCGCACCGTATTAAACCTACCAAAGGAATATTACGGAAATGGGTTTCTATTAGCGTGTGCGGAAAGTACTATAGAAGACTTAATTGAGAATAACTTGCACCATAGTGTGAAATTAGTGCAAAAGGCCAAATCAACTGTGAATGATGAGGAATACATAAGATCAACGATTGATTTATTGGAGGATAAGATGGTAAAAACCGACGTTTCAACCACTTTGGTTATATCACAGTGGTCTAAATTAGGGCTGGAAATGGTGGATTTTGGAGAAGGGAAATCATTGCACATGGGTCCTTTAACAAGTGATGTTTATTGCTTGTTTTTACCGGTTATTGCCGGTGATGCTAATGATGTGAGAGTGCTTCTGTCTGTGCCAGATAGTATGGTTCAAACTTTTCAATATCAAATGAATAAAAGCTGGGAAGAGGAAAAAGAAAATGGATATCATAAGCATCAAAATCCACTTTTCTAA